GAAGGATGCCGAACACGACGAGGAGCGAGAGCACCAGCTTGTGGTGATAGCGAAGGCCGGCAAGACGATCCAGGCGATGTCGGCGCGTCTGCAGCACCTGCCGCAATTCTGCAAACGGGACGCCGGACCAACACGCGGGCGACCCGCAGAGGGCCCCAAACCCGCTCGAGCTTGTCACTCCGCTTGCAGTAGGACGCAGTGGACACACGTTGCGAAGTGGCGGATCCAATCGCGGACACAGAACATAAGCATTGTTTAATCAACAAGTTACATGGAACATACGCGATTGCACCAATGGGCGAACCAGATGTTTGGTATGCGCATATATAGGACAATAACTGACTTACGAGTGGTCTGCGATAGGACAAATTGAGGCAATTGGGACAAATTTTGGTAGTCACGCTGTGACATTTTGAGACATGGCAGGGACGAGCCCGGGCGATCCGACAGGCAGGGCACGTTAAGGCAGCGCAGGCGGCGCCATGAAACAACTGGAGAAAACGGTGCAAACCCACGAGGACAACCGCGCCCAGCTCGAGGCGCTCGCGGAAGAGAACCGACAACTGCGGCTTGCCGCCAACGCGTTTGGCCAGTTGGCGGAGCGGCTCAACGATGAACTGCGCCGTATCCATGCGCAACGGCTGCGCACCGATCACCGCTAGGGATCAGCTTCTCATGCGATTGCGCGGTATGGATGATCGGCCCGACGGCGGCCGCGGATAGCCGAGTCGCAATGGCGCGACCCGAGCGGTCACGACAGCTCGCCGAGCAGCGCGAGCCACGGACCGACGGCGGAAAACACGAGCAGCGTCGTGAGCGCGACGAGCGTACGCCGCCGGCCCGAGACGTAGAGCAGCGACGCGGCGGCGCACGCCAGCATCTTGGCGGTCAGGAGTGTGATCCCCGGTCCGAGCAGTTGGATCCACATCTGTAAGACCGGATTGCCTTCGGCCGCCGGGCCGAACACGCGCACTGCCCCGAAGGTCATCAGTCCGTCGGCGACCTGAAGAATCACGAAAATCGTCAGCACGAAACGCGAGGTGCCCACACCCGGGTGGGATTCACGTCTGTTGCCAATCCAATTCAGTCAATTGCGCCGGAGAACGCGCGTCGGGTCTGCCTGACGGATGTCTTTCGTCTGCGCTCTGCGACGTCGCGCCGCCAATGTCTGCGTCGCGGCGCGCCTTCCCCGTCGTCAGGGCGTTCGAGACCCGACGAGATCGACAAGTTGGACGCACCAGCGCGGCAGCTGCGTACGCAGCGGCTCGAGATCGGGCTCCCCCAACGCGCTCAGTACCGCCAGGGCGAACGGCACTGCAGCCGACACCACGATCGCCGCGGTGATCCACACACTCGGAATCCGCGCCGCCTCGAGTGCCAGGCGGACCGTCAGCGCCACACCGGCGGTCACGACGGCGGCGATTCCCGCCGTTCGCTGCGCCGCGAAATACGTCCGCCACGACGTCTGGGTCGTCTTCAGCGCCAGGTGCCCGGTCGCGATGAACATGTAGAGGATCGCCATGCCGACCCCTGCCGCCACCCCGCTGATGTCGAAGCGCGAGCCGACGATCGCGCCGGCGACCACCAGACAGGCGTAGAGGGCTTGTCGCCAGAGCTCGCTGTAGACGCGGCCCGCGCTCTGCGAGACGATGCCGCCGAGGTGGTAGAGCGCGCGAAAGTAACCGGCGACGCACAGAATCTGAAGCGGCGCCACCGTGCCGCGCCACTGCGGTCCGTAAATCCCGAGGATCAGATGCGGAGCCGCAATCGCCAGCGCCGCCAGAATGGGAGCCGCAATCGTCGCGGTGAGCCGCGTCGCCACCAGATAGGCGCGCCGGAGTCGCGCGGGCTCGTGCTGGACGCGTGAGAATGCCGGAAAGAGCACGCCCGACATCACGTTGGCCGCGCTCAGGTAGGGCGTGTTCATCAGCGCATACGCCCGGCCGTACAGACCGAGGCTGCCCGTGCCCATCCAGCGGCCGACGACGTAATTGTCGCCGTTGAGCGCCACATAGCTCACGACGCTGACTCCGGCCGCGCCGAGTCCGAACGTCAGCAACTCCCCGAGCTCCCGCGGTGCGAGCAGCGGACTCGTGGGATGGCGGACCACCGCGAAGCGGGCGGTCGCCGCAATGGCCAGTTGCGCCGTGCTGCCCCACGCCAGACTCCAGACGCCGTAGCCAAGCAGCGCCAGCACGATCGCCACGCCGCCGTAGCCGACGACGAAACTGGCGGTGTCGATGAAGAACTGCTTCCTGAAGTCGAGGTCGCGGCGGAGCAGCGACGACGACACGACGGACATCCCCTGAAAGGCGAAGCCGATCACCAGCAGCCGGAGGATGCCCGCCGCGTGCACATCGCCGAGCAGCCGCGCGATCCTCGTCGCGCCGGCCGCGATGGCCGCGGTCACGACAAGGCTCAGGAGCGTCGAGAACGTGAACGCGGATCGAAGGTGACGGTCGGTCACGCGGGCCCGCTGCACGAGGGCGTTGCCGATGCCAAGCTCGCCAAACGGCCGTGCCACACCGAGCACGATGGCGGCCAGCGCGATCACGCCGAAGTCGGCCGGCGTGAGCAGCCGCGCCAGGACGACGCCGATGGCGAGCTGCGACAGGACGTTCAGCGCCGAGCCGGCGAATCGCCACTGCACGGCGCCTGCCGTTCGCTCGGTCAGGCTGAGGGTCGGCGCCATCGAATCACCCGAGGTCACCGCGACGCCGCTTCCGGAATCGCCGGCCGGCCAGGGCGGCGTTGTCCCAGCTCGTACGAAAGCCAGCCGGCGCCGAGCAGCGCGGTCAGCAGCATCGATTGGGGAACGGAATAGCGGTGCGCGCGGATCGTCTCCTTGTAAATCGTCAGGCGTTCGTCACGCGTCAGCGGACGGCGCCGCGCAAACGCCCTGGAACGCTGCGCGCTTCGTCCGTACAAGTGCTTCTTTCCAAGCCACGTCCACGCGCTCGTCATCTCCAGATGCTGGATGTTCATCTGCGGCGAGTATCTGACCGCATCCGCCGAGAAGGCTTCCGCCAGGCGACAGACGAAGATGGTGTCGGCTCCACGCATCCACGCCTCGAAGGGTCCGACGGCGTCGAACGCCGGGCGGCGCACCGCCATGTTGTTGGTGTACCCGTAATAGATCTCGCCGTTGCGGCTGGAAAAGACGTAGGCCGCTTTGGCGGTCTCGTAGTTGGCCAGCATCGAGAGCGTGAGCGACTCGGTTGCGTAGCGGGCCCGGCCGAGTACGACCTGTGTGCCGGGCACCGACAGTTCTTCGTGAATGGTCGACAGCCAGGTCCGGTCTGGTGCGCAGTCCGAATCGGTAAACGCGATGGTCGCGCCGCCGCTCGCGGCGACCCCCCGGTTTCGCGCGGCATAGGAGCCGGGCGTCGATTCCGAAAGCAGCCGCACGTCGGAATACTGCCGGACGATGTCCGCGGACCGGTCGGTCGAGTTGCTGTCCACCAGCACGATTTCGTAGCGGTCTCTCGGATAGTCCTGCGACAGCAGCGCCTCGACGCAGCGCGTGATGTAGGCCTGCTCGTTGTGGAACGGGACGACGACTGAGATGTCCATGGCGTCAGCGAGTGATCGGCGTCACGTCGAAGAACACGCGCGTCGTGAACGCGGGGAACGCGAGATCCATGGAGTCGACACGGTCGACCGGCGCCACGACCTTGAACACGTCAATGCGGTCGACCCCAGTCGCCCGGATCGGGAACGATCGCACGAAGGCGAACGCCGGACGCTGAAGAGCCGCGCGCAGCACCTGCTGCGCCGGATGCATCAGCGCCGCCCGTCCCATCTCGACGGCGATCCAGCGGCACCCGCACCGGTGCTCGATCAAATCGACCACG
The Vicinamibacterales bacterium genome window above contains:
- a CDS encoding DUF5658 family protein; the encoded protein is MGTSRFVLTIFVILQVADGLMTFGAVRVFGPAAEGNPVLQMWIQLLGPGITLLTAKMLACAAASLLYVSGRRRTLVALTTLLVFSAVGPWLALLGELS
- a CDS encoding lipopolysaccharide biosynthesis protein, whose translation is MAPTLSLTERTAGAVQWRFAGSALNVLSQLAIGVVLARLLTPADFGVIALAAIVLGVARPFGELGIGNALVQRARVTDRHLRSAFTFSTLLSLVVTAAIAAGATRIARLLGDVHAAGILRLLVIGFAFQGMSVVSSSLLRRDLDFRKQFFIDTASFVVGYGGVAIVLALLGYGVWSLAWGSTAQLAIAATARFAVVRHPTSPLLAPRELGELLTFGLGAAGVSVVSYVALNGDNYVVGRWMGTGSLGLYGRAYALMNTPYLSAANVMSGVLFPAFSRVQHEPARLRRAYLVATRLTATIAAPILAALAIAAPHLILGIYGPQWRGTVAPLQILCVAGYFRALYHLGGIVSQSAGRVYSELWRQALYACLVVAGAIVGSRFDISGVAAGVGMAILYMFIATGHLALKTTQTSWRTYFAAQRTAGIAAVVTAGVALTVRLALEAARIPSVWITAAIVVSAAVPFALAVLSALGEPDLEPLRTQLPRWCVQLVDLVGSRTP
- a CDS encoding glycosyltransferase, with the protein product MDISVVVPFHNEQAYITRCVEALLSQDYPRDRYEIVLVDSNSTDRSADIVRQYSDVRLLSESTPGSYAARNRGVAASGGATIAFTDSDCAPDRTWLSTIHEELSVPGTQVVLGRARYATESLTLSMLANYETAKAAYVFSSRNGEIYYGYTNNMAVRRPAFDAVGPFEAWMRGADTIFVCRLAEAFSADAVRYSPQMNIQHLEMTSAWTWLGKKHLYGRSAQRSRAFARRRPLTRDERLTIYKETIRAHRYSVPQSMLLTALLGAGWLSYELGQRRPGRPAIPEAASR